One Streptomyces hundungensis DNA segment encodes these proteins:
- a CDS encoding Uma2 family endonuclease, which produces MTAEMVAPAWMHEQITAEEYESWSAEQCAGIEIVDGMVVVSPSASKRHNRLARLLANALDAAAGPQWNADTDFDVRLQDVPLTNRRPDVVVYRADTIDVTPTRPEHVLLVAEVVSPGSETTDRIVKVDQYAKAGIGFYWRIEQAATGVPLVYTYVLDPATKTYREGEVFTGALKVAAPFPVEIDLDQL; this is translated from the coding sequence ATGACGGCCGAGATGGTGGCCCCGGCGTGGATGCACGAGCAGATCACGGCGGAGGAGTACGAGTCCTGGTCCGCGGAGCAGTGCGCCGGCATCGAGATCGTGGACGGGATGGTCGTCGTGAGTCCGAGCGCGTCCAAGCGGCACAACCGACTGGCCAGGCTGCTGGCCAACGCCCTGGACGCCGCCGCGGGCCCCCAGTGGAACGCCGACACCGACTTCGACGTCCGGCTCCAGGACGTCCCACTCACCAACCGCCGCCCGGACGTCGTCGTGTACCGCGCGGACACGATCGACGTCACCCCCACCCGCCCTGAGCACGTGCTGCTGGTCGCGGAGGTGGTGTCGCCGGGCTCGGAGACCACCGACCGGATCGTGAAGGTCGACCAGTACGCCAAGGCGGGCATCGGCTTCTACTGGCGGATCGAGCAGGCCGCGACGGGCGTTCCTCTCGTGTACACCTACGTTCTCGACCCCGCGACGAAGACCTATCGGGAGGGAGAGGTCTTCACCGGCGCCCTCAAGGTGGCGGCCCCCTTCCCGGTGGAGATCGACCTCGACCAGCTCTGA